A single window of Gopherus flavomarginatus isolate rGopFla2 chromosome 15, rGopFla2.mat.asm, whole genome shotgun sequence DNA harbors:
- the PSMD9 gene encoding 26S proteasome non-ATPase regulatory subunit 9 isoform X1 — protein MAEEEAGPDALSVREVQQLVRRKDELEAQIKACYAVLEGQKGVGMNEPLVDAEGYPRADVDVYQVRAARHNIICLQNDHKALMLQVEKALHQLHAREKEKQAKDEAEAQAEAMNQNQSLPQPFARVNAVTPGSPASISGLQVDDEIIEFGSVDTHNFQTLQNIATVVQHSEGKPLSVTVIRGGKKLHLGLTPKHWAGKGLLGCNILPLQR, from the exons ATGGCGGAGGAGGAGGCCGGGCCCGACGCGCTGAGCGTGCGCGAGGTGCAGCAGCTGGTCCGCAGGAAGGATGAGCTCGAGGCCCAGATCAAAGCCTGTTACgcggtgctggagggg CAAAAGGGAGTCGGGATGAACGAGCCGCTGGTTGATGCTGAAGGGTATCCACGTGCAGATGTTGATGTGTACCAAGTCCGTGCAGCCAGGCATAACATCATCT GTTTGCAGAATGACCACAAGGCCCTAATGCTGCAAGTGGAAAAAGCTCTCCACCAGCTGCATGCCCGAGAGAAGGAGAAGCAGGCAAAGGATGAGGCAGAAGCTCAGGCCGAGGCAATGAATCAGAACCAGAGTCTGCCGCAGCCCTTCGCAAGAGTGAATGCTGTCACCCCAGGTTCTCCCGCCAGCATCTCG GGATTACAGGTTGATGATGAGATCATTGAGTTTGGCTCTGTCGACACACACAACTTCCAGACGCTGCAGAATATTGCCACCGTGGTGCAGCACAGTGAAGGG AAACCACTGAGTGTGACCGTGATCCGTGGCGGCAAGAAATTACACCTCGGGCTCACGCCAAAGCACTGGGCTGGGAAAGGACTGCTGGG ATGCAATATTCTCCCCTTGCAAAGATAA
- the PSMD9 gene encoding 26S proteasome non-ATPase regulatory subunit 9 isoform X2: MAEEEAGPDALSVREVQQLVRRKDELEAQIKACYAVLEGQKGVGMNEPLVDAEGYPRADVDVYQVRAARHNIICLQNDHKALMLQVEKALHQLHAREKEKQAKDEAEAQAEAMNQNQSLPQPFARVNAVTPGSPASISGLQVDDEIIEFGSVDTHNFQTLQNIATVVQHSEGKPLSVTVIRGGKKLHLGLTPKHWAGKGLLG; this comes from the exons ATGGCGGAGGAGGAGGCCGGGCCCGACGCGCTGAGCGTGCGCGAGGTGCAGCAGCTGGTCCGCAGGAAGGATGAGCTCGAGGCCCAGATCAAAGCCTGTTACgcggtgctggagggg CAAAAGGGAGTCGGGATGAACGAGCCGCTGGTTGATGCTGAAGGGTATCCACGTGCAGATGTTGATGTGTACCAAGTCCGTGCAGCCAGGCATAACATCATCT GTTTGCAGAATGACCACAAGGCCCTAATGCTGCAAGTGGAAAAAGCTCTCCACCAGCTGCATGCCCGAGAGAAGGAGAAGCAGGCAAAGGATGAGGCAGAAGCTCAGGCCGAGGCAATGAATCAGAACCAGAGTCTGCCGCAGCCCTTCGCAAGAGTGAATGCTGTCACCCCAGGTTCTCCCGCCAGCATCTCG GGATTACAGGTTGATGATGAGATCATTGAGTTTGGCTCTGTCGACACACACAACTTCCAGACGCTGCAGAATATTGCCACCGTGGTGCAGCACAGTGAAGGG AAACCACTGAGTGTGACCGTGATCCGTGGCGGCAAGAAATTACACCTCGGGCTCACGCCAAAGCACTGGGCTGGGAAAGGACTGCTGGGGTAG